A stretch of the Arachis stenosperma cultivar V10309 chromosome 6, arast.V10309.gnm1.PFL2, whole genome shotgun sequence genome encodes the following:
- the LOC130933718 gene encoding ABC transporter G family member 15-like has protein sequence MELHAEVMENENNNKNNNVVIRREVCLVWEELTVVINSGKSSNNNSERRKKVLNGISGYAEPNRIMALIGPSGAGKSTFLDALAGRLATNVSITGNVLLNGTKRTTSSRDLSYVTQEDHFLGTLTVRETLTYAAYLRLAANMANDEIDRVVAKTLDEMGLQECAESRLGNWHSRGISKGEKRRLSIGIEILTQPHILLLDEPTSGLDSAAAFFVISSLRSIAHDGRIVICSIHQLSSEVFNLFDDMVILAGGETVYFGERTKAVKFFEDAGFPCPTRKNPPEHFLRCVSPEFDSVLTLIQSKNANNEAPSSWNSLINMTTEEIKWKLINCFKNSRQLANAREKIREIKLRKEPSIERAYDTRTLKQLCTLTHRSFLNMTRDIGYYWLRILFYMLVSVCAGFLYLNVGTSNSAILSRSKIDGFIYGFMIFLCIGGLPFFLEELKVFERERFGRHYGEAVYVLSSFISSLPFVVFISLTSGTTLYHMVNFHPGFSHYCYFCINLFCSISVTEGCMLLVAALVSNQLLAIGTSAAITILMMMPSNAFRRMIDIPKFFWRYPMSYISYIAWSIQGQYKNDLIGLEFEGMMPGDRKIKGEVILEEMFGIRTDYSKWWDIGALVCLLISYRLMFFLVLKHRERASSLFHTILLTRSSPKLKLNLNLNFNHKYISTKRHHSLYPFSSQHGFTPPIIS, from the exons ATGGAGTTGCATGCAGAAGTGATGGAGAATGAAAATAACAATAAGAATAATAATGTTGTTATTAGGAGGGAAGTGTGTTTGGTTTGGGAAGAATTGACAGTGGTTATTAACAGCGGCAAGAGCAGTAATAATAATAGtgaaagaaggaagaaagtGTTGAACGGAATAAGTGGATATGCTGAACCAAACAGAATCATGGCTCTAATTGGTCCTTCTGGTGCTGGCAAATCCACCTTCCTTGATGCTCTTGCTG GAAGACTTGCAACCAATGTCAGCATTACTGGAAATGTGCTATTGAATGGCACTAAGAGAACCACATCCTCCAGAGATCTT TCTTATGTAACACAAGAAGACCATTTCTTAGGAACACTAACTGTGAGGGAAACACTCACATATGCTGCTTATCTGAGACTTGCTGCAAACATGGCCAATGATGAGATTGACAGGGTTGTAGCCAAGACGCTCGACGAAATGGGTCTTCAAGAATGTGCAGAGAGCAGGCTTGGGAATTGGCATTCAAGAGGAATAAGTAAAGGAGAGAAGAGAAGACTCAGCATTGGCATTGAGATCTTAACTCAGCCTCATATACTTTTGCTTGATGAACCTACTAGTGGATTGGATAGTGCTGCTGCTTTCTTTGTCATTTCATCTCTCAGAAGCATTGCACATGATGGCAGAATTGTTATCTGCTCCATTCACCAACTTAGCAGTGAAGTTTTCAATCTCTTTGATGACATGGTGATCCTCGCAGGAGGTGAAACTGTGTATTTTGGAGAAAGGACTAAAGCTGTTAAG TTCTTTGAAGATGCAGGGTTTCCTTGTCCAACAAGAAAGAACCCTCCTGAGCACTTCCTTCGTTGCGTCAGCCCCGAATTCGATAGTGTTCTGACTTTGATACAGTCCAAGAATGCCAATAAT GAAGCACCATCATCATGGAATTCTCTAATAAATATGACAACAGAGGAGATTAAATGGAAACTTATAAACTGTTTCAAGAATTCTAGGCAGTTAGCAAATGCAAGGGAAAAGATCAGAGAAATCAAATTAAGA AAAGAACCTTCAATAGAGAGGGCATATGATACTAGAACACTGAAGCAGCTATGCACATTGACTCATAGATCATTCCTTAACATGACCAGAGACATTGGTTACTATTGGTTAAGGATTCTGTTCTACATGTTAGTATCAGTGTGTGCTGGTTTTCTTTATCTAAATGTAGGAACTAGTAATAGTGCAATCTTATCAAGAAGCAAGATTGATGGATTCATCTATGGCTTCATGATCTTTCTGTGCATTGGTGGCTTACCCTTCTTCCTTGAGGAGTTAAAG GTCTTCGAGCGCGAAAGATTCGGAAGGCATTATGGAGAGGCAGTTTATGTTCTTTCGAGTTTCATCTCGTCACTTCCTTTTGTTGTTTTCATTTCCCTGACTTCAGGAACAACACTTTACCACATGGTGAATTTTCACCCTGGTTTCTCTCATTACTGCTACTTTTGCATAAACCTCTTCTGCAGCATTTCTGTCACAGAAGGGTGCATGCTTTTAGTTGCTGCTCTTGTTTCCAACCAGCTCCTAGCTATTGGAACATCAGCTGCTATAACT atacTGATGATGATGCCATCAAATGCATTTCGAAGAATGATTGACATTCCGAAATTCTTCTGGCGCTATCCCATGTCCTACATCAGTTATATCGCGTGGTCAATACAG GGGCAATACAAGAATGACCTGATTGGACTTGAATTTGAAGGAATGATGCCAGGAGACAGAAAGATAAAGGGTGAAGTGATACTTGAAGAAATGTTTGGAATAAGAACAGATTATTCAAAATGGTGGGACATAGGAGCCTTGGTTTGCTTGTTAATATCATACAGATTGATGTTTTTCTTGGTTCTTAAGCATAGGGAGAGAGCTTCATCACTATTTCACACCATTTTACTCACAAGATCCTCCCCCAAACTCAAACTCAATCTCAATCTCAATTTCAATCACAAATATATTTCTACCAAGAGACACCATTCCCTATATCCTTTCTCATCTCAACATGGATTTACCCCTCCAATAATATCCTAG
- the LOC130933719 gene encoding uncharacterized protein LOC130933719: MYLADASDATRCKAFPTTLTKAAMKWFDSLPLRSVTSFDDLSRKFLMRFSIQKDKVKHAPSLRGVKQEVGEPLRDYMERFNKACLEIQDLPTEAVIMGLVNGLREGPFSQSISKRHPTSLSDVQERAEKYINIEENARLREPNWRPGHSHSSKEKEREPKKKEEVGPERPRRYHSYTPLRVSLVDVYRKICLTERLPPPRPIKNKRGGGESWRLL; encoded by the coding sequence atgtacctggCCGACGCTTCCGATGCTACTCGCTGCAAAGCTTTTCCGACCACTTTgacgaaagcagcgatgaagtggtttgaCAGTCTTCCCCTTAGGTCGGTTACAAGTTTCGACGACCTCTCACGAAAGTTCTTGATGcgattctccatccagaaggacaaagtaAAACACGCACCGAGCCTCCGGGGTGTGAAACAGGAGGTCGGGGAACCTTTAAGAGactacatggaaaggttcaataaagcgtgcttggagattcaagacctACCCACAGAGGCAGTAATTATGGGCCTAGTAAATGGACTCAGGGAAGGTCCCTTCTCCCAGTCCATATCGAAAAGGCACCCAACCTCTTTGagtgatgtacaggaaagagctgagaagtacatcaacatagAGGAAAATGCCAGACTGCGAGAGCCAAACTGGCGACCTGGGCACTCTCACTCATCGAAGGAGAAAGAAAGAGAGCCCAAGAAAAAAGAGGAAGTCGGCCCTGAAAGGCCTAGGAGATATCACTCCTATACTCCTCTAAGAGTTTCCCTAGTTGATGTATACAGGAAAATTTGCCTTACTGAAAGGCTACCACCCCCTAGGcccatcaaaaacaaaaggggggggggggagtCGTGGCGACTACTGTGA